From a region of the Bacteroidia bacterium genome:
- the folD gene encoding bifunctional methylenetetrahydrofolate dehydrogenase/methenyltetrahydrofolate cyclohydrolase FolD: protein MNLIDGKATAAQILEQLAEYIRALPYKPGLCVILIGNNPASQAYVNAKIKACNKIGIYSELIVLPENVSESYLLNKIYQLNEDKNIHGILVQLPLPKHISPHKVIEAIDYRKDVDGFHPINMGRLAKGLPALVPCTPKGIQELLKFYNIQTEGKHCVIIGRSNIVGMPMSVMMMQNMPFANATVTVCHSKTKDIEVYTRQADILIVAVGSPKKITGDMLKEGCVVIDVGINRIENENRYQLVGDVDFESAAQKASYITPVPGGVGPMTIAMLMKNTVEAAESLYKSGLV, encoded by the coding sequence CAAAGCTACCGCAGCACAAATTTTAGAACAGTTAGCAGAGTATATTCGTGCATTGCCCTATAAACCTGGTTTGTGTGTTATTTTGATAGGAAACAATCCTGCTTCACAAGCATACGTTAATGCTAAAATTAAAGCATGCAATAAAATCGGAATTTATTCCGAGCTCATTGTTTTACCTGAAAACGTTTCCGAGTCCTATTTGCTCAATAAAATTTACCAGCTTAACGAAGATAAAAATATTCACGGAATTTTAGTACAATTGCCTTTACCTAAACATATTTCTCCCCATAAAGTAATAGAAGCGATTGATTATAGAAAAGATGTAGATGGTTTTCATCCTATTAACATGGGTAGATTAGCCAAAGGACTTCCTGCGCTAGTGCCATGTACCCCCAAAGGGATTCAAGAGCTACTCAAATTCTACAACATTCAGACAGAAGGCAAGCATTGTGTTATCATTGGAAGGAGTAACATTGTAGGTATGCCAATGAGTGTCATGATGATGCAGAACATGCCTTTTGCTAATGCTACTGTTACGGTTTGCCATTCTAAAACCAAAGATATTGAGGTTTATACCCGCCAGGCTGATATTCTTATTGTAGCCGTAGGAAGTCCCAAAAAAATAACGGGTGATATGCTTAAAGAAGGTTGTGTGGTCATAGATGTAGGTATTAACCGAATTGAGAACGAAAACAGGTATCAGTTAGTAGGTGATGTAGATTTTGAAAGCGCTGCACAAAAAGCAAGTTATATCACGCCTGTACCTGGGGGCGTAGGCCCTATGACTATTGCAATGCTGATGAAAAACACAGTAGAAGCAGCAGAGTCGCTTTACAAAAGTGGATTAGTATAA